A single genomic interval of Mycolicibacterium sp. MU0053 harbors:
- a CDS encoding FAD-binding protein yields the protein MSTEIPPITNAGDIASWPDDVERADVLVIGFGIAGGCAAVSAAAAGAKVLVLEKAAAAGGTTSMAGGHFYLGGGTAVQQATGHEDSPEEMYSYLVAVAHDPDHEKIRAYCEGSVEHFNWLEQLGFQFERTYYPGKVVVPPGTEGLSYTGNEKVWPFSEQAKPAPRGHSVPVPGELGGAAMVIDLLLKRADELGVQFRYETGVTGLVVDDTGAVVGATWKHFGDTGVVKADAVIIAAGGFAMNEDMVAEHTPALGQPRRTKHHGLVAPYILGNPNDDGLGIRMGVSAGGVAQNLDQLFITAAAYPPEILLTGVIVNADGKRFVAEDSYHSRTSAFVLEQPDQVAYLIVDEAHMQMPEMPLIKFIDGWETVAEMEAALGIPAGNLAATLQRYNEFAAEGTDPDFHKQPEYVAAQDTGPWAAFDLSLGRAMYSGFTMGGLTVSIDGEVLRADGSVVPGLYAAGACAANIAQDGKGYASGTQLGEGSFFGRRAGAHAAAQAHRR from the coding sequence GTGAGCACCGAAATCCCGCCCATCACCAACGCCGGTGACATCGCGTCCTGGCCCGACGACGTCGAGCGCGCTGATGTCCTGGTCATCGGCTTCGGCATCGCCGGCGGTTGCGCCGCGGTCAGTGCGGCCGCGGCCGGCGCCAAGGTCCTCGTGCTGGAGAAGGCCGCCGCGGCCGGTGGCACCACCTCGATGGCCGGCGGACACTTCTACCTCGGCGGCGGCACCGCCGTCCAACAGGCCACCGGCCACGAGGACAGTCCCGAGGAGATGTACTCCTACCTCGTCGCCGTGGCCCACGACCCGGACCACGAGAAGATCCGCGCCTACTGCGAGGGCAGCGTCGAACACTTCAACTGGCTGGAGCAGTTGGGCTTTCAGTTCGAGCGCACCTACTACCCGGGCAAGGTGGTGGTGCCGCCGGGCACCGAGGGCCTGTCCTACACCGGCAACGAGAAGGTGTGGCCGTTCAGCGAGCAGGCCAAGCCCGCGCCGCGCGGGCATTCGGTGCCCGTGCCCGGCGAATTGGGCGGCGCGGCAATGGTGATCGACCTGCTGCTCAAGCGAGCCGACGAACTCGGCGTGCAGTTCCGCTACGAGACCGGGGTGACCGGACTGGTCGTCGACGACACCGGTGCGGTGGTGGGCGCGACCTGGAAGCACTTCGGTGACACCGGCGTGGTCAAGGCCGACGCCGTGATCATCGCCGCCGGTGGCTTCGCGATGAACGAGGACATGGTCGCCGAACACACCCCGGCGCTGGGTCAACCGCGACGCACCAAACACCACGGCCTGGTGGCCCCCTACATCCTGGGTAACCCGAACGACGACGGGTTGGGCATCCGGATGGGTGTCTCGGCCGGCGGGGTGGCCCAGAACCTCGATCAGCTGTTCATCACCGCCGCGGCCTACCCGCCGGAGATCCTGCTCACCGGGGTGATTGTGAACGCCGACGGCAAGCGCTTCGTCGCCGAGGACTCCTACCACTCGCGCACCTCGGCCTTCGTGCTCGAACAGCCGGACCAGGTCGCGTACCTGATTGTCGACGAGGCGCACATGCAGATGCCGGAGATGCCGTTGATCAAGTTCATCGACGGCTGGGAGACCGTGGCCGAGATGGAAGCCGCGCTGGGTATCCCGGCGGGCAATCTGGCCGCCACCCTGCAGCGGTACAACGAGTTCGCCGCCGAGGGCACGGACCCGGACTTCCACAAGCAACCCGAATACGTTGCCGCGCAAGACACCGGGCCGTGGGCGGCCTTCGACCTGTCGTTGGGCCGGGCGATGTACTCCGGGTTCACCATGGGTGGGCTGACGGTGTCGATCGACGGCGAGGTGCTGCGCGCGGACGGTTCGGTGGTGCCGGGCCTGTACGCCGCGGGCGCCTGTGCCGCCAACATCGCGCAGGACGGCAAGGGCTACGCCAGCGGCACCCAGCTGGGCGAGGGGTCGTTCTTCGGTCGTCGGGCCGGAGCGCACGCGGCCGCGCAGGCCCACCGCCGCTGA
- a CDS encoding ABC transporter ATP-binding protein/permease encodes MEPFSPSLDWGQELLTSLLWIAKGWAIAAAATFVFVFVIVKFTPWGRQFWRITRDYFTGPESVLVWLWLAALLLSVTAGVRLSVLFSFQGNDMYSAVQIAVQGIAAGDDVVEQSGVSGFWRALWMFALLATLHVARIMLDLFMTQRFMLTWRAWLTDRLTDDWLDHRAYYRTRFIDDTIDNPDQRIQADIDIFTAGVGPQPNVPTNLSTSTLLFGAVSSIMSVISFTAILWNLSGELTFLGVTVPRAMFWVGLLYVFIATVVAFWIGRPLILLSFNNEKFNAAFRYALVRLRDASESVAFYRGEIAEKLQLSRRFEPVVDNYKRYINRNMGFLGWNLSISQIIVPLPWLLQAPRLFSGEIRFGDVTQSATAFSEIQNGLSFFRNSYDSFAGWQAAIIRLHGLVVSNEQGRALPSLTVEPSADCVVEFDTVEVRTPTGEQLLDPVTLRLDSGDTLVISGKSGTGKTTLLRSLAQLWPYTTGTLRCPAGTNETMFLSQLPYVPLGDLRGVVSYPSEPGAIPDEELRTVLTKVALPQLADRLDEVHDWAKVLSPGEQQRVAFARILLTAPKAVFLDEASSALDEGLEFLLYQLVRTELPDTVLVSVAHRGTVARHHEQRLELLGGGDWRLGRIENAAAPVP; translated from the coding sequence TTGGAACCGTTCTCCCCCAGCCTGGACTGGGGGCAGGAACTGCTCACGTCGCTGCTGTGGATCGCGAAGGGCTGGGCCATCGCGGCCGCGGCCACATTCGTGTTCGTGTTCGTGATCGTCAAGTTCACGCCGTGGGGCCGGCAATTCTGGCGCATCACCCGCGACTACTTCACCGGCCCCGAGAGCGTGCTGGTGTGGTTGTGGTTGGCGGCGTTGCTGTTGTCGGTCACCGCCGGGGTGCGGTTGTCGGTGTTGTTCAGCTTCCAGGGCAACGACATGTACTCGGCGGTCCAGATTGCGGTGCAGGGCATCGCCGCCGGCGACGACGTGGTCGAACAGTCTGGTGTCAGCGGCTTTTGGCGCGCGCTGTGGATGTTCGCCCTGCTGGCGACGCTGCACGTGGCCCGGATCATGCTCGATCTGTTCATGACTCAGCGGTTCATGCTCACCTGGCGTGCCTGGCTGACCGACCGCCTGACCGATGACTGGCTGGATCACCGGGCCTACTACCGGACCCGGTTCATCGACGACACCATCGACAACCCGGACCAACGGATTCAGGCCGACATCGACATCTTCACCGCCGGGGTCGGACCGCAGCCCAACGTGCCCACCAACCTGAGCACCAGCACGCTGTTGTTCGGCGCGGTGTCCTCGATCATGTCGGTCATCTCGTTCACCGCGATCCTGTGGAACCTCTCCGGCGAGCTGACCTTCCTCGGTGTCACGGTGCCGCGAGCGATGTTCTGGGTGGGCCTGTTGTACGTGTTCATCGCGACCGTGGTCGCGTTCTGGATCGGTCGGCCACTGATCCTGCTGAGCTTCAACAACGAGAAGTTCAACGCGGCGTTCCGGTACGCGTTGGTGCGGTTGCGCGACGCGTCGGAATCGGTGGCGTTCTACCGCGGTGAGATCGCGGAGAAGCTGCAGCTGAGCCGACGGTTCGAGCCCGTGGTGGACAACTACAAGCGCTACATCAACCGGAACATGGGTTTTTTGGGGTGGAACCTGTCCATCAGCCAGATCATCGTGCCGCTGCCCTGGCTGCTGCAGGCCCCGCGGCTGTTCAGCGGCGAGATCAGGTTCGGCGACGTCACGCAGAGCGCGACGGCGTTCAGCGAGATCCAGAACGGGCTGTCGTTCTTCCGGAACTCCTATGACAGCTTCGCCGGCTGGCAGGCGGCCATCATCCGGTTGCACGGCTTGGTCGTGTCCAATGAACAGGGCCGCGCGTTGCCGTCGCTGACCGTCGAACCGAGCGCCGACTGCGTGGTCGAGTTCGACACGGTCGAGGTCCGCACCCCGACCGGGGAGCAACTGCTCGACCCGGTGACGCTGCGATTGGACAGCGGCGACACATTGGTGATCAGCGGCAAGTCCGGGACCGGAAAGACCACCCTGCTGCGCAGCCTGGCCCAGCTGTGGCCGTACACGACGGGGACGCTGCGGTGCCCGGCCGGCACCAACGAGACGATGTTCTTGTCCCAGCTGCCGTATGTCCCACTGGGTGATCTGCGTGGGGTGGTGTCCTATCCCAGCGAGCCCGGGGCCATTCCCGACGAGGAGCTGCGGACGGTGCTGACCAAGGTGGCGTTGCCGCAGCTCGCCGACCGGCTCGACGAGGTGCACGACTGGGCCAAGGTGCTGTCCCCCGGCGAGCAGCAGCGCGTCGCGTTCGCCCGCATCCTGTTGACCGCACCGAAGGCCGTCTTCCTGGACGAGGCCAGCTCCGCGCTGGACGAGGGCCTGGAGTTCCTGCTCTATCAGTTGGTGCGCACCGAGCTGCCGGACACCGTACTGGTCAGCGTCGCGCACCGCGGCACCGTCGCCCGGCACCATGAGCAGCGCCTCGAGCTGCTCGGCGGTGGCGACTGGCGGTTGGGTCGGATCGAGAACGCCGCGGCGCCGGTGCCGTGA